From the Melospiza georgiana isolate bMelGeo1 chromosome 4, bMelGeo1.pri, whole genome shotgun sequence genome, the window TGAATGTCCTTGTGATATTCTGAAAGACATTTTGAGGGTGTTGACTTAATTCCTGCCTACCCCACTAGTCATATTCTATAACCATTTTCTGTGTGCAATGGAAGCTCTGTGTGGAGTTTGATATTGGTGTTACAGCATTAACTACTGCAGTGGGAGATGGATAAATAGCTAAAATCTTgtcaaaatgcagaaaatttaGACAATTGTGTCTTGGTTGTTTTGCAGTTGCCTTGTAGAAGGAGATGCTAAAGAAGAAATCTTGCAGCCTCCAGAGCCTCAGCCAGTACCACCAATCCTGACACCATCTCCCCCATCAGCTTATCCAACAGTCACTACGGTGTGGCAGGACAATGACAGATACCATCCAAAGCCAGTTTTGCACATGGTTTCATCAGAGCACTCAACAGACCTCAACGAGAATTACAATAAATCCACAGAACATTCAGGGAAGAACGAAGCCAGCGAACACACAGAGAAGAGGCTGGAGCGCAACCTAAGCTTTGAGATCAAGAAGGTCCCTCTGCAGGAGGGACCACGAAGCTTTGATGGCAACTCCCTGTTGAACAGGGGACATGCAATTAAAATTAAGCCTGTGTCATCCTGTGTAATTGATAAGAGCTTTAAGCCACAGGAACAGATTTCAGGGGATTCGTTTGTAGATGCTTCTCAAAACTCATGTATGGAGTACAGCGTGCCACAGTCTAACACAGCCTTAATACCTTCCCCAGAAGGAGTGCAGAGTCAGCAGGTGTCTGATGCCCCACCCAGACCAGACCGTCTGCCTCTGACAGAAAAGGGACACGCCAcgtgggcactgcagggccctgaAAGAACCTCCGTGTCTGAAGAGTTGTCTTCAGATGCCTTGTGTCACAGTGTTCAGACTCTCTCTCTGGtatccagcagcccagctgagcatcCTTGCAGTGATCCTGTTGATCACACTCCTGTTTGTGTTCGAGCCCCCCTGTGTTTCACTAACCCCCTCCATGCAGATGATTCTGACTCGGATGAGCTGGACTTCGACAGAGCCACGAGCAAAAGCGCGTCCAGCGTGTCAACGGCAAGTGCCACGGTCTCTGCTGCCACTAACACTGAAAACATTGCTGCCAGAAAAGTACTGCCAATGTCTATTGCTAGGCAAGACTTAACAGCTGTAACATGTTCTGAAGATGGCAAAGGTAGGTTTCACTGAGGTTCAGAAGTGCTGCTCTTTATCTAGCTGCATCTGTAGAGCTGGATGACGTAAATTTCTTTGCAATGCAATTTTCTAAGTGTAAATTTAATCAGTGTAGTTTGGCAGCTTCAGAGAGGGCACAGCTCTTTTCCTGACAGCTTTCAGTTTGCATGTGAGCTATTTTTGGTATAAAGTACTACAGACCATGATTAGCTGCTTCAGAAGCTGTACTGTGAGCTTTATTGTGAGCATTTGTTTAATGCTTTATTTATAATGCATTCCTGTAGGTTTGTATGTAATTGTAGGTTTCTGTGTTATTATTTGGTGCATATTTTTTCTCTATGCCCAGTTTCATGGAAGTGTCTATAATAATTGGGGGTTGACTAGTCAAAGCATTTTCAACAGGCTTGTGCAAATACATAACAATTTCATGCTTATTGGTTGATGTGCTGTTCCTAAAAATGGAGATTTAACCTCATTCACTGCATTGGTCTTTGAAGTTGTTCATGATTTGGCTCCTGCATTTTACTGATGTTGTAAATATTTAGCTGtgctttcctctttttctgtaCATGGCTGGGGGTGACAAGCTAATACAGCTGTTCATCTAAAAATCCAAGTTATTCTTTTATTAGcactttgaaaattatttagtGGATTTCTATATTTTACTacttttttgaggtttttttttttgtgaacgTTTGCAAGTTAGAACAtcattttttgaaggcagaaGGGTCCCAAAACATGCAGGTGCAGATTTCAGTCAGGCTGTCTCACTTAGAGCAGAtggaggacagagcagggaagaAGAGATCAGGCCTTGGCAGCTGCTTGTGCAAAGCCCAACAAAACAAGAAGTAAAGCTGTGGAGCTGAAGGAAGAACATGAACCTCTGGATCCAGCTCAGACTGCTGTGCTTGGAGCTGCTGACATGTTGGCCTCACCTCAGGAGTCTGTGCAGACTTCATGATTGTCTGAAGTGAAATGGGGCTCAGTGTGATGCAAGATGCAGAACCAGCTGAATTAAAAATTCTGGCTTTGTGAACTGAATGTTCACCAAAAGTCATATATCCAGAGATGAACTGTTTTTCAGCCTTAAAACAATCTGTTTCTGTAGATCTTGATATAGATCTATAGATATTGTGATCTGTACCTATAGATCTATAGATTTTGGTTTAGATTGTGTAAACACAGAGCAATACTTGCACATACCTGTATATCTTTAACACTGTGACTTAAAAGATGCTCTGCAAAGCTGACAAAGTCCTTTTGTCATAATTATTTCAACTTTGCAAGAAGTCCTCCTTGGATCTGTTTCATAGATTTGCAGGCtattgtatttttccttttagccaggacttttttcttctttcccagagCAATCATTGTTTGTTGCTGTTTGGAAATTATCATTTCTCTGTGCATCTCATGATGTAGATGCTGTAAGaacatgcaaataaaataagTGATATGTCATAAATATGATAAAGAATTGGAGAAATGTCACTCTAGATTTGTTTTATGTAACTGTGTGTCAGAAACGTCTTGAAATAACAGTACAGCCCTTGCGCTGCTGGTATGTTGATGATTTCACAGGAATTGATTAAAATTCTAACATTAATTTTTCTTATCTTGTTAATAAGGGTGTATCTCTTCTCCGTTTGTTTGATAGTGAACACTTCCCATTTTACATTCTGGCTGTAGGTTTTGTAATCCCTCTGGCACTCCAGAAGATAGGGTTAGATGGCTTTGCCCCAGTGATCCTAAACCCTGTTTACAGTGGCTTTCTCATTTTCATACTGGCTCAGGACTCTTCTGTCTGAAGCTGGGAATGTGGCTGCCATCACCAGTGAAACTTGTCTGTGAACTCAGCAGCACCCTGATTGCCTAACCAGAACTGCTGTGTGCAGGATCTTACCACACGGTTAAATCCCTTTTCATTCAAATGAAGTGAAAAGTAGTTGTACCCTgaggcaaaaggaaaagaaaaaaacaaagagaacaaTACAACAGAAACAACACCGaaacaaaaccctaaaaactcaCTTTCAGTTAGTGCATGTCCATGGTGACTTTATTTGATGGTTTTATAGAGGCCCTTTCTGTTAATGAAGGTTTTCTTGTACTCTTTGGTAAACTTGAGATGGAGCAGGCCTCAGAAGTCACTTGGAAAATGATGGCTTGTACAACTTGATGGAattctgtccctgcagcagctggggatgctggcAGCTCAAGCTTCATGGCTTTATTAGTTAAAATGTGTCTTTGTCTTTTGTATTTCTGAATCCTGTGCAGAGTACAGTTGTCAGATGAGATTGCTTATGGCAGCAGCTactttaaattgttttaaaccTTTAATTACCACTCCAAATTTCTTAGCAGGTCAGAGAGGGGCTTTTGCTGCCAGAGTGGCTTGTGTTAGTGCACTCCTGGGAGGTGAGAgggagcaggctggggacaggatgTGGTACTGGCACCAACAGCAGCCATCTCTGGCTCCTGTTTACCCTTTGGCCTGGTGAACCTTGCACCAGGCTGTTTAACTGTGGTGTGGGAGCCAGTGGGCCTCAGCATGGACTTGGTAAGCAAAACTGAGACCTGAAAGAATGAACAAAAGGTATTCATTTGAGTtactgagggttttttttcctccttgttaTTTagactgaaaatgtttttgttttcttgcttgCATAACCCACAGACTGATCCTATGCCCTTAATGTGAAGTTAATGTTGGTAGATGAAGTTGCTCCACAGTGTTAGTGTGGTAAACCAAAATGTTTTATAATACTTGgagcaaatttttattttgctttaaatacTATACCAAGTTTAAGATTACTGCATATATGAAAAGATCAACTTCTAAAATTCTAGGAGAAAAATCTATGTATTTTAACTTATCTAAATGTCATATTTGATTTAGATGCTGATGCTAGTGAAGATTCCTCTCCCCCGCTCCCAGAAAGAACACCAGAATCATTTGTAGTAGCAAGTGAACAGAGTGAGTTTTTGATGTTTGCTGATAATTGGAGATGAAATGTGAAGAGCATGTCAGTGTTGTATTTGAGTACCCCTGATTTTTGGTTAGTCTGTTGGAGTAATTTATAAAATGGAATGAAATCTAGCATGTGCAGTGGCTTATTTTGGGATTTAACTTTTGCACACCCTTGaacacagagaaattattttttcattttctgactATGGTGTTATATGATATTTAAGTAATTGGGGACTCCAATATTAGTAAAGCTGGTTTTCAGTCTGCAGGGTATGGAAATGAGATGATACAGTGGGAAAATGCAGTGTGGTTAGGGAATTTCCCAGCTATTTTAGTTCCTACTGCTCCCAGGTAGGGAGTGGGTGTGCACATGAACTGTGTCTATCTGATCCCCCTTTCTTGGGCAAAGGAAAGATGATGACACTTCATTCTGCACTGCATGTAGTGAACAAGCCCAGTTAGTCAAGTTTTATGTAGTTCACTCTTTGACTGTGTCAAAAGGGTAACTGCAAGAGAAAGCTGACACAGATGATGTGCTCCTATTGCCATAGTTCATTCATCAAGCTGGCAATGGCAGAATACAAAACAGATGAATTGAAATGAAGTGATAAATTACGTTGATGCTTGGTACTTTCCAGAAAAGCTAAAATGATATAGTTTACTGACACTTTTGTTTAGTGtcattttgaaatttaaaaaaattttgccCAAGTAGTTAATCTAAATATTTTCAGCATGAAAATGCTGAAGTTTTGTAAATGTGTTCTTTGAGCAGTATAAGCATAGGTAGTTCAGAGTCAAAGTGATCCTTTGGCTATTATGGACCTGTTGCTTTTCTGTGACCACACAAGGAACAAagctcttttctttaaaaatctctCTCCAGGACTGGAATCACTAAAACcactttcattttgtttgtctttttgcACAACGTCAGTAAAGGACAGGTGTGGCTGTCCTGACTTGGATGTTTACTTAGGAGATCTGTAAAACACATACTATTACTGCCCAGCTGATGTAACAGAAGTTCTAAATTGTTTTTGAAAATGAAGCCAATTCCCTGTTGATTAGGAGCCTCCAAAGGAACAAAATGACACCCACAATGCAAGCATAGTACTCTTGTGCTTTGAGTTATATTGTGGCATTTTGCCTTTTCTGGAGCACTTTTCATGTAAAgagattttcatgtttttacaGGCgtttaatcttaaaaaaataaaaagagtttAGAGGTTTAGAGCACATTTGTAATGGTGTGTATGAAGGGCTCATGCTGAGGAGATGAGCAGTGTGCTGAGCTGGTTCCTTGTCCCCAGGCACGCCGTCGCTGAAGGCAGCGGGGCCGGCGCGGTCGGAGCGGAGCGCGCCGCGGGAGCCACAGCCGCAGCAAACGGCCTCCCCTGTAAGTGCTCAtcactctgctctgctctgctctgctgggcagctACAAGTGAAATCCATACTTgtgaggagttgcagctgttgGTCATCTACAGCTGGCCAGGTTTTCctctgcctgagctgctgaATTGATGTGAAGAGTATGTTTTCTTTCCAATAAATGATCTGTTTTTCCAAGGTCAGCGGTGTTTTTAAAAGGAGCACTCCTAAATATATGTTAAACTATGGCCTTAAGAGTGTAAATCTGCTGCTTTTAGGGAGCTTGCTCTCTGCCCTTAATAGATCTTAGGCCAATTCAAACTGGAAGGGAACAGCAGACTCTCATCTAAACTTCTGCAGGGCCTCGCTCCAGGCTAACCAGAGATTTTTCCAGCTGGGTCTTGAGAACCTCCAGGGATGGACACTTCTTATGGGCAACCTGTTTTGCTGCCTGAAAATGGTTTTTCCTTGTGtccatatttattttaaaccacTTTTGCCCATCAGATTTCACTTTTCTCTCATCCAGCTAAGAGTCATCCTGCATGAACAGTTGGCAAAACTTTAAAAGCACATAAGTCCTTTTTACATTTGTCCCTTTTTCATGTGCTCCCAATATCTCTCttaaaaatatgacaaaaaaGACATGTGAATTTTCAGGCACTGTAAATGTAGTGTGAGAACCAATCTACCTAAATTTGCAAATAAGTGGCAGTGtcatattttcaaatttttattaaatgctAAGGTTCTAATTGTAAATTCTCATACTAACTACTATAGCATTTTTATCAATGTTGAGTCAAGTCAAAAATGTAGAGGTAAATTAGTATTTCCATGAATATTATGATTTTTGGTGATGTTTTCATAATCTtacatttctgtctttcttttagTTTTCTGGAAGTGGTTTGtgtaattattttatatctCTCTCATTAACAGGGTTTGAAAACAACTTCACCTGTACTACCTGGTAAGTGGTGGAagcttttctaattttttttccaaaatacatttttcctaCTGAACAATTTGCCTGAATTTGATGTTTGCTCTGAAGGTATCTAAATATATTGTCAAATATACTTATATTATACTAAATATATTGTTACTTATGATGTGTATGCACCTTTAGTTTAGAAAAAACATGAACTGAAACCTTTATGTTGATGTATTAAATGGCACTGTGAGCTTTTGCTATAAACAGATGCTCTGTGGGATTTCAGTATCCATACAAACTAATACAAAATAATAATCCAGATGTGGAAAGCAGGAATATGTTGCTGTCACTGAACATTTACTTCATAAACAATTTTCAAGTTTTGCTTTTAGGAAATGAGAAATTGTCTTTCAAAGCTTTGTTTTTGTAAATAATATTTGCTGCCAGTTGTTTTCTGGAGTGTAGTAACAAGTGGCATTGCCACAGTGGTGACTGAGGGGATGTTACAGTGAGGGGTCTGTGTGTTTTCTAGATCGTCCTGAACGAAGCAACAAAACACCAACTGACATTTTACCTCAGATTCCTTTCTCTGGTTCCACTGACACAAGAGGTCAAATTTCAGAATTTCCTGCAGAAGTAACAGATATTGGTAATTACAATTCTTTCAAAATATAATCACTAGATGACTTAAATAGGGGATTGGCTATCAGTACTGGTTTGGATAGCTGCTACTGCTGCCACCTCCAACTCACTGAGGTGCAGAACCCAGACAAATAAACCTGCCTAGTCtcttcagcagtgctgaagaagTTTTCCCCAGAATAAATGATTAAAGAATGTTACACTTTGAAAAAAACTTTAAGTGTATAAAATATAGAATTTGTCAAATGGGTTATAATTTTTGTAGTTTTGTAAATTTTTGAAAACTTCCAGAAATAATACCTGATAACAGCTTAGGTATgcagaaaaggaggggaaaaaatataacaaatgcTGTATTTAATGCAAAGTACTTTCCAGTGAGGTTTAAGTACTGAACTACAATGGTATCCAAATTCTTCATATCTGTATTTCCTATGGCCAGAGTGCATTCCTTGTATTACAAAGTTGTTTTCTATTCTGTAAGAGCTGAAGCTGTGTCTCAGTGCTCTTCTGACTGCTGCCAGCCTTTGTGAGCCTGTGTTGTCCCAGCAGACAGAAGtattaaatgcatttctttcctTAGGTTTTGGTAACCGCTGTGCAAAGCCCAGGGGACCAAGAGAGCCACCCTCAGAATGGACATGATCCAAGAAGCAATGGACATACTGTCAATAAATTATACTGGAAAACTCAAGTGCCACTGAGAGCTAGAGAAATAGAGTTCCACTTTCCTGGGGGGCGACTAACACGGGGCAGTGTAGATCTGACTGTCAATGGTACATCCTTGCAGTGCATCCCACGCAGAGCCTGACACATGGTTCACAGCAGTGGATTCCAGTATTACAACAACCTTTTGCTGGGGCCATCTACCTGCCTTACTACACTTAGGAGAAAGTATTACATATGATTTATTTTGTAACTTCAAGTATTATTGCCTTAATGTCTTTTAACCCTGTTACACGCTGCTTGTAGACATATGTTAATATAGTAATACTTTGGACAGATTGTGTTTATGGACTACTTTTTGCTAACATTTGATTACCATGTATGCATTATTTTGTATATGTACAAGGCAAGTAAGTATATAATTTGATAAAGTTGcaatcataaaatattaacAGAAGATGTAAGAAATCTCTGCATGATCTAAATTTTTTGTGTACCTTATTTGTAAGTTATTTGCCCTGAAGTTTTAGAAAAtagtttctggggttttttacaAAAATTGCTGGACACACACAGCCAGAATTGCAGGTTAGCAGAGATTAAGATTGTAATGCATTTTGTAAATTGTAAGCAAAAggttatttttatattatatactGTTTAATTGTCAGACCTGATTTGTTCTGGTTTTCATCTGGTCACGGAGATTCAGTAAGTGCCTTGGAACAGTATTGAATTCTCTTAGCCTGTGTATGTTTCTTCAGTGTTTTGAGTTCATCTGGAATTAGATTATCAAAAAGATTTGTACGTTTCTTAGTATATTTGACCTGCCAGTAAAAGAGAAACCATTTCACATAATCAACACTCCTTAGTTTTCATTTTAGTGTTTCATCAGTTGCAATCTTTCGAAAGTTCATCTCTATCACCTTCCTGTGTAGTAGGATTTCACAGTTTTACTAGGGCGTGTTTCTAATTTGGGAAAACCAGAACACACTGCTAAAAGGACTGTTCAATACCACTGTGTTCTCTTACAGATGGGGAATACAATTTCTGTTGTTCAGCGACTGTGTATGTAAGAAAGCAACTTATATGAAGGTTCACCTGGAGCCCTTGCAGCTACACTGTATCTTGGCAATATATTATGTCAAGAGTTAATCCTTATAAGGATTCCTTACATAAACTTTTCTGTAATACAATCTTTAAattaaagaaagtaaaaatctCACTCTGGGTGTTTTTACTGTTAGGAAAGAAAACTGTATCCAAAAGCCAAGTGTAACTCAGTGAAGGATGGCAGTCTGGCTTAGCTTACAGATCTCATACTTGAACAGAACACTGACACTCAGAACCTTATTTTTAGTAACTACTTTAAAAGTTCTGGCTAGCAAGAATGCCAGAGAAGCAAAGAAGAATGTTTAGaagaaaatgttcattttgGGTAGTGAAACTATATGAATGTGAACTTGAGTTGGGAACATTGTCTGATGTGCTGCTTGTACCTTGAGTGTCTCTGCTGGTAGAGAGCAAATGCCCGATAGCAGCTCTGTTGTAACCCTGAAGGGATGGAACTGGCAATTACTGACTCTGAATTTAATCACCATGTGCTTTGTGCATGTGACAGACTGCCAAGCTGGGGAGCTCTTTCAAAGAACTGTGTGCACTATAAATACTTCCCATGGATGTAGTTTTGCAGTtactcatttaaaaataaataattcaatgATATGTGCCATCTGGGATAATCTATATCAACTATATTCCTGACTTGTAAACAGCTCAGACAGCTGGAATGTTCTGCAGTTGGCAGAATAAGGCTGGCCTGAACTTTGTCTTC encodes:
- the PTPN12 gene encoding tyrosine-protein phosphatase non-receptor type 12, coding for MSQEEILRKFIKRVQAMKDTDHNGEDNFASDFMRLRRLSTKYRTEKIYPTATGEKEENVKKNRYKDILPFDHSRVKLTLKTPPQDSDYINANFIKGVHGPKAYVATQGPLANTVIDFWRMIWEYNVAIIVMACREFEMGRKKCERYWPLYGEAAVTFGPFRISCEAEQARTDYFIRTLLLEFQNETRSVYQFHYVNWPDHDVPSSFDSILDMISLMREYQEHEDVPICIHCSAGCGRTGAICAIDYTWNLLKAGKIPEEFNVFNLIQEMRTQRHSAVQTKEQYELVHRAIAQLFEKQLQKYESCADWKIADGVDENNTENAVSSSDAEKQDSPPPKPPRTRSCLVEGDAKEEILQPPEPQPVPPILTPSPPSAYPTVTTVWQDNDRYHPKPVLHMVSSEHSTDLNENYNKSTEHSGKNEASEHTEKRLERNLSFEIKKVPLQEGPRSFDGNSLLNRGHAIKIKPVSSCVIDKSFKPQEQISGDSFVDASQNSCMEYSVPQSNTALIPSPEGVQSQQVSDAPPRPDRLPLTEKGHATWALQGPERTSVSEELSSDALCHSVQTLSLVSSSPAEHPCSDPVDHTPVCVRAPLCFTNPLHADDSDSDELDFDRATSKSASSVSTASATVSAATNTENIAARKVLPMSIARQDLTAVTCSEDGKDADASEDSSPPLPERTPESFVVASEQSTPSLKAAGPARSERSAPREPQPQQTASPGLKTTSPVLPDRPERSNKTPTDILPQIPFSGSTDTRGQISEFPAEVTDIGFGNRCAKPRGPREPPSEWT